The following are encoded together in the Penicillium digitatum chromosome 3, complete sequence genome:
- a CDS encoding Amino acid transporter, transmembrane — protein sequence MSEFPEQLRKMQILQMADLGTARREMISTADMKTQARSQLADIESKRLVDQRDEAQLSKWTDLHTKIGDTLGMEELDDIDSGQSHRAKLNAMFHPNGSQPRTYANNPYPTPSSGRGGGVMGKRGRGGHITPPHTGPADLPGSFARAAFRGNFGRPGRPGPRGRSTTMSSSIHLDPALNYNNNDDSDSRERGRGRGRGKGKSKSNGHEQVHVPSVPSRPKRPPPSVNFAARISEPGQFMSLFQSRRATESYERSCDTIMSAPIQKTLSTQKPMAPNEQNIKITQSGTPKNKMMPSCTVATATKISQPQMGPYLVETPPPTRVPLDQTASFQPRKARPDTSKAFHSHNKPSPVEGTTPPASNSFSVQQIAKSEWREIMATCSQAPYPAAVAIAADNIQWKVSPGEEPRKKDMAPLSKAVVSSENSRALAEAKRTPVANVNQIKQCVAPGNQKGETKQETRSQDLLSEDDSPVDAATKPLHTLEAVAIQSPGTAELAGLQFTEKVKDSMPVKSIDKVIAPKITTNAAPEAHACHEQSQELGGFGTYGPQIIEELRDIRKHIRSPQDLATTRDVERILETKLLQLVPTAYAPTPAAPANSDIENRLGNLVALVEYLSTSQQGANAAEVPPAGRRDLTPFERHRSPSPPSSSSNSPPSAGKRAHKVRVPGLSPSRSESSDIISRFESLQVSDKLVAPLQPQRVVHVPTLRPLEIPKKSTTSDVFVQVVPAMVSRPKEATKKPRTLNDSIFAGPVGPVASNSSIINPDAVPFQTTTQELNASHPNISKQQGFQSTGARTVGPAPYKPRCIGPSPSPYEPTTLRNLSAAHVRTISVQHAHTENRPSLDVSNRASSSMSQSSGPASHPAPARLFSMPNPARIPHPKTRTTGSSPSNQSRR from the exons ATGAGTGAATTCCCGGAGCAGCTCCGCAAGATGCAAATTCTTCAAATG GCGGACCTAGGAACAGCTCGACGTGAAATGATTTCCACCGCCGACATGAAGACTCAGGCTCGCTCACAGCTTGCTGACATTGAATCAAAGAGACTTGTTGATCAGAGAGATGAAGCCCAACTGAGCAAGTGGACTG ATTTGCACACTAAGATCGGAGATACTCTTGGAATGGAGGAACTCGATGACATCGATTCCGGCCAGTCCCACCGAGCTAAGTTGAACGCCATGTTTCATCCCAATGGAAGCCAGCCACGAACCTACGCCAATAACCCTTACCCAACTCCATCATCAGGTCGCGGTGGTGGTGTCATGGGAAAGAGAGGACGAGGCGGTCACATCACTCCTCCCCACACGGGACCTGCTGATCTTCCTGGTAGTTTTGCAAG AGCCGCCTTTCGTGGAAATTTTGGTCGCCCAGGACGCCCAGGACCACGCGGTCGCTCGACCACAATGTCGTCCAGCATTCACCTGGACCCTGCGTTAAACtacaacaacaacgacgacAGCGACTCTCGCGAGCGAGGAAGGGGACGTGGGCGAGGAAAAGGCAAGAGCAAGAGTAACGGCCATGAGCAGGTCCATG TTCCGTCTGTCCCTAGCAGACCCAAGCGGCCGCCTCCAAG TGTCAACTTTGCTGCAAGAATCTCCGAACCGGGACAATTTATGTCCTTGTTTCAGTCTCGCCGGGCGACTGAATCATACGAGAGGTCTTGCGACACAATTATGTCTGCACCAATTCAAAAGACTTTATCTACGCAGAAGCCCATGGCGCCCAACGAGCAAAACATCAAAATAACTCAAAGTGGGACACCCAAGAACAAGATGATGCCATCTTGTACTGTTGCTACTGCAACCAAGATTTCCCAGCCGCAAATGGGACCCTATTTAGTAGAAACACCGCCACCAACTCGTGTTCCTCTTGATCAAACCGCTTCTTTCCAGCCCCGCAAGGCCCGGCCTGATACATCCAAGGCTTTTCACTCACATAACAAACCTTCTCCCGTAGAAGGCACCACTCCACCAGCGTCGAATTCTTTTTCTGTGCAACAAATCGCTAAGTCTGAATGGAGAGAAATTATGGCAACTTGCTCCCAGGCTCCTTATCCAGCAGCAGTCGCAATCGCCGCGGATAACATTCAATGGAAGGTTTCGCCTGGCGAGGAGCCACGAAAAAAGGACATGGCTCCTCTGAGCAAAGCAGTAGTCTCATCTGAAAATTCTAGGGCCCTGGCTGAGGCTAAGAGGACACCCGTCGCCAATGTCAACCAAATCAAACAGTGTGTTGCTCCTGGTAACCAGAAGGGGGAAACCAAGCAGGAAACCCGGTCTCAAGACCTTCTTAGCGAGGATGATTCTCCTGTCGATGCAGCAACGAAGCCCCTTCACACTTTGGAGGCAGTAGCTATCCAGAGTCCAGGAACTGCAGAACTGGCAGGTCTTCAGTTTACCGAGAAGGTCAAAGACTCAATGCCAGTCAAGAGCATTGACAAAGTCATTGCCCCCAAAATAACGACAAATGCGGCCCCAGAAGCGCACGCTTGCCATGAGCAGAGTCAAGAGCTTGGCGGTTTCGGAACCTATGGTCCGCAGATTATTGAAGAGCTTCGCGACATCCGCAAACACATTCGTTCGCCCCAGGACTTGGCCACTACCCGTGATGTCGAACGAATACTTGAAACTAAACTGCTCCAGTTAGTCCCTACGGCATATGCACCAACACCTGCAGCACCTGCGAACTCGGATATAGAGAACCGGCTGGGTAATCTGGTGGCGCTTGTGGAGTATCTTTCCACATCGCAGCAGGGAGCTAACGCTGCTGAAGTTCCTCCAGCTGGCCGGCGCGATCTTACTCCCTTTGAGAGACACCGGTCACCGTCTCCGCCTTCGTCTAGTTCAAATTCACCTCCATCTGCTGGTAAACGCGCGCACAAGGTACGTGTGCCTGGCCTCTCACCAAGCAGGAGTGAGAGTTCCGACATCATTTCGCGATTCGAATCACTTCAGGTCTCGGACAAACTCGTTGCACCACTCCAGCCACAGCGTGTAGTCCATGTTCCGACACTTCGTCCGCTTGAAATCCCGAAGAAGAGCACCACCTCTGATGTGTTTGTTCAAGTTGTTCCTGCTATGGTGTCACGTCCAAAGGAGGCTACAAAAAAGCCACGGACTCTTAACGATTCGATATTTGCAGGACCTGTAGGCCCTGTCGCTTCCAACTCTAGCATAATTAACCCTGATGCGGTGCCATTCCAGACTACGACTCAGGAGTTGAATGCAAGCCATCCGAATATTTCTAAGCAACAAGGCTTTCAGTCAACTGGCGCTCGTACAGTTGGCCCTGCGCCATACAAACCCCGCTGTATTGGACCTTCCCCTTCTCCCTACGAGCCCACCACCTTGCGCAATTTATCAGCAGCCCACGTTCGTACTATTTCCGTCCAGCACGCTCACACTGAGAATCGGCCGTCATTGGATGTTTCGAACCGTGCTTCGAGCTCCATGAGTCAATCCAGTGGCCCGGCATCCCACCCAGCTCCGGCTCGACTATTCTCGATGCCTAACCCTGCAAGGATTCCCCACCCCAAAACGAGGACTACTGGTTCATCCCCTTCCAACCAATCTCGCCGCTAG